The genomic segment GAATGCCTGGCGAGCCGTAGAGCTGTCAGAACTGTTTTCAGTCTGGCCCCAGTTGTCACGTGCTGGTGGAATTAAGACGTCAAGAATGCGTTCTTCTGCCAGCTCTTCAGCACGAAAACGCATTTTCTCAACGGATTGCTGACGCACCATTTTGATGGCGGCATCGGTTAAATCACGAATGATGGAGTCAACTTCTTTCCCTACGTAGCCCACTTCGGTGAACTTGGTGGCTTCGACTTTGATAAATGGTGCATTGGCCAGTTTAGCCAGACGGCGGGCAATTTCAGTTTTACCGACCCCGGTAGGGCCGATCATTAAAATATTTTTAGGCGTGACTTCATGACGTAATACTTCATCAAGCTGCATACGACGCCAGCGGTTACGCAGAGCAATGGCCACTGCACGCTTGGCTTTGTTCTGACCGATGATATAGCTGTCAAGTTCACTGACGATTTCGCGAGGGGTCATTTCAGACATCATTACGGTCCTTATTCTTTAGCTTTTAATTCTTCGATGGTTTGGAAACGGTTGGTGTAAATACAGATATCACCGGCAATAGACAGAGATTTCTCCACGATATCTCTGGCGTTCATATCGGTATTTTCCAACAGTGCTCTGGCGGCAGATTGGGCATAAGGGCCACCAGAACCAATGGCAATCAAATCGTTTTCTGGCTGAACTACATCACCGTTACCGGTGATGATCAGAGAAGCGGTTTCATCGGCTACTGCCAACAGCGCTTCTAACCGACGCAACATACGGTCGGTTCGCCAGTCTTTTGCCAGCTCAACGGCGGCTTTAGTCAGATGCCCTTGATGCATCTCCAGCTTGCGCTCAAAGCGTTCAAACAGGGTGAAGGCATCTGCGGTGCCACCGGCAAAACCAGCAATCACTTTGTCGTTATACAGGCGGCGAACTTTGCGGGCATTACCTTTCATTACGGTGTTACCCAGAGTTACCTGACCATCACCCCCAATTACTACATGACCGTTGCGGCGAACGCTTACAATTGTTGTCACGTGCAGATCCTCATTAGCTGATAAGAGCAGCCTTACATCAGAGGCAAGGCATAATTGGTATTTAGATGGGGGGATGGCGTCAGGTTTTCAACCCTGCAGAAGTAAAATATTCAGGAGGCAATCAGGGTGATAAATAACAATCGGGCTGCCATAAGGTAGCCCGATATGAGGAATAAACATTATAAATTACAGTTAATTACTTTCCTGAAGCTACCGGAATACAACTGCTTACTCCATTACTTTTTAACCGTTGTAAAGTTTTGTCTGCGGCTTCACGATTGTTATAAGGACCGAGGATGACCCGATTCCAACCATCGCTGGTGCTGATTCGGCTTTCAATACCGGAAAATGCCAGATTAACTTTCACTGACTCGGCCTGATCCAGAGCTTTGAATGAACCACACTGGATGATCCAGCGTTGGCTTTGTGCCTGAGCAGCAGTCTGACTGGTGGTTTTTGGCGTTGACGTCACCGGTGGTGGCGTCTGGGTTTGTGTTGACGCTGGCGGATTGGTTTTCTTTGGTGGCGCCTGGGTTTGCGTCTGAGCCGGTGTCTGAGTATTGGTCGCAGCCGTGTTATTTAACGCCGGTTTAGTTCCGCCATCACGAGCAGTAGACGGACGCCCACTGGCATCGACGCCAGAAAGTTGAATCGGAGGCTTTTGCATATCGGCCTGAATTTGGTCCAGCATTCTTTTTTGTTCAGCCGTTAGTGGTGTCTGAGTATTCGTTTTAGGCTGGCCGGTTGAATTAGGCGAATTGGTAACCTGACGGTTTTCCAGCTCTTTTATGTAGCTCCAACGCTCTTCCGGTTTTGGTGGTAAGCCATTGCCTGGTTTTACCGGCGGTGTTCCGGCAGCAGGTGTTGCTTCAGGCTTATGCTGGGTAATATAGTAAAGGCCTCCGCCAAATACGACCAATACGGCGAGGGCAAGCACAATCATCAGCTTGGATGCGCCGCCTGATGAGCTTTTTTTCTTTCTGCTATTTTTTTTACTCCGCGTCCCCGATCGGCTACGGCTTACATAATCTCGTTGTGCCACTATGACTTCACTACGTTTGTTTTTAGAAAAAGATGAAAAGAGAACCGTTATAGTACGTAATATGCGGTACTTTGGCTAGTTATGTGGTTTCGCCGTACTGGCGCGAACAATCAATTCGCTGTCGAGCAGGACGGATCCACCCTTGGTTTCGCTACCCTGTAGCAGCTCGAGCAGCATCAGTACTGCCTGTCTGCCAATTTTATACCGGGGTTGTGCTACGGTAGTTAGTGGCGGATCGACATATTGTGCCAGAGCAATATCATCAAATCCAACGATAGACAGCTGTTCCGGAATACGGATCCCCATCTTTTTTGCCTGAGAAATGGCGCCAATTGCCACAATATCACTATGGCAGAATATGGCGCTGGGCGGCTGAGGCAATGCCATTAGCTGAGTGAGGGCATCCGCTCCGGTCTCAAAACTGAGAGGGCCTGAGGTGATATAACACTTTTCTACCGCAATTCCCCCCCGTTGTAACGCCTGAACGTAACCCTGCCGACGATAATGGCTAAGGTGCAAATGGTCAGGGCCTGAAATGCAGGCAATACGGCGGTGCCCCAATCGTTGTAAGTAGTTCACCGCATTAAACGCGGCAGTCAGATTATCAATATGAATGGTAGGTAATTTCAGCTCAGGCAGATATTCATTGGCCATCACCATGGGGGGTAATGGATGGTTGGTTTCATCGTGTCTTTCAAATGGAAAATTGGCTCCCAGCAGAATAACGCCGTTAACCTGATGCAATATCGTTGATAACGAAATGGGTTCTATAGGCTGCTGGCGATTATCCAGAAACAGAACAATATAGCCATAATCAGCTGCGGTTTGCTGAATACCTTGCATCACATCGGTAAAGAAAGGGTCGGTGATATCCAGTGCCATAGCCAGTAATATTTTGGATTCTCCCTGTTTCTGGCCTTTAGCCAGCGCGTAAGGAACATATCCCGTTTGCTTAATGGCTTTTTCTATTCTGTCCTTGGTTTGCCAGGAGACCTTTTCCGGCATCATCAATGCCCTGGAGACAGTGGCTGTTGATACGCCAGCCAAATCGGCGACATCTTTCATCGTCACCTGTGCCGGGGATTTATTCTGTTCCAAAGAGGGGATCCTCCCAAATGGCGATATGCCCTATGCATATATTAGGATATAGCCTGTTATTCTCCCTGATATTTATTCTTTCGTTTTTCAGAGGAAATAGTAAATCAAGCGCAGCAATATACCCCTGCCTGAACGCAGATCGATGACCTGATGTTAATCTGACTGTCTCAATGAATAAATAGTTGGGACCTATCGTTTATGGCAACAGTTTTATGCTATTCCGCTACTAATTTGTATGTTGTGAATCAACTTTTTAGAGCCAGTTCTCAATAATGTGATCTCTAACCTTCTATTGGATCAATATCGAGTGTCCATTTTACTTTTTTGGCCTGTGGCATAGCGGTTATTTGTAATCTCAGCGCGTGCAAAATTTGCTGCAAACGACCACGAGATGGGTGTTGGATCAACAATTGCCAGCGGAAACGACCGCCGCGTTTGGCTTGTAAAGCGGGGACAGGGCCAAGGATCCAGAGCGAACTGTCACTGGCTCTGACGTTTTCCAACAGCTCTTTCAGTTGCTGCAAAAACTGTGAAGCCTGCTGGTTATCATGGTCCTCGGCACGAAACAGGGCATGGAAGGTAAACGGTGGCAGGAAGACGCTTTTACGCTCTTCAATTGCCTGTTTAGCAAAGGCGTCATAGCCTTGGTGCAGCAGGGTTTGTAGCAGAGGGTGCTCCGGATGGTGGGTTTGCAGTAAAACCTCACCCTGTTTACCCGCACGACCGGCACGACCAGAAACCTGCGTATACAGCTGAGCAAAACGTTCAGCGGCGCGGAAATCGGCAGAGAATAGTGCGCCATCAACGTCAATCAGGCCAACCAGCGTAACATCCGGGAAATGGTGCCCTTTTGCTAACATCTGTGTACCAATCAGAATACGAGCGCCACCCTGATGAATATCCGCAAGATGTTGCTCCAGTGCGCCTTTACGACTGGTGGTATCCCGGTCGACTCGGGTGATTGGCGTATCCGGAAACAGGCGGGCAAGCTCGTTATCTAATTGCTCTGTTCCCACACCGACCGGCACCAAATGGGTTGAACCACATTTAGGGCACTGATAAGGAACCGGACGCTGGCTGTCGCAATGGTGGCAACACAACATACGCTGGTTCTGATGTAGCGTGTAATAACGCTCGCAGCGGCTACATTCTGCAATCCAGCCACATTCGTGGCATAACAGTGCCGGAGCATAGCCTCGCCGGTTAAGAAACAGAATGACCTGATTATTGGCCTGCAAATGCTCTTTCATGCGTTTGAGCATTGCGGGTGCCAGTCCGGCGGTGAGCGGCTGGCCTTTCAAATCGAGAATATATTGGGTGGCTGGCTTAGCATGGCCAGCACGCAGAGTAAGACGTAGATGGTGATACTTACCGCTTTGAGCGTTATGCAGGCTTTCAATCGCCGGCGTTGCCGATCCCAGAATCACTGGAATGTTTTCTTCGCGGGCGTGAAGAATGGCTAAATCACGGGCGTGGTATCGCCATCCTTCCTGCTGTTTATAAGAGCTATCATGTTCTTCATCGATGACGATAACGCCCAGGTGTTTAAATGGCGTAAACAGCGCTGAGCGAGTACCAATAACGATGGCGGTTTCTCCTCGCCGTGCCCGTAGCCACACCGCAAGGCGTTCACTGTCATTCAGACCGGAGTGAACAACGTCAACCGGTGCATTAAAACGTTCACGAAAACGGGCAATGGTTTGAGGCGTTAAACCGATTTCAGGGACTAAAACCAGTGCCTGTCGTCCTTCGGACAGAATATTTTCCAGTACGCTCAGGTACACTTCCGTTTTACCGGAACCGGTAATTCCCTCCAGCAGCCAGACGCCAAATTGCTGGTCATCACTACGAATAGCACCAATGGCGGTTGCCTGTTCGGTATTCAGTCTGAGGCGTTCACCATTAATTTTAAAATCATCCTGCCAGCGAGTGGCTGCCGGATAGAGCGCTGCTAACTGAGCCAGCCCTTTATTTTTCAGGGCCTGAAAAGCAGCCTCGTTTAAATCCAGCGAGCTGATTTGGTGACGGTAGATATTGGCTTTACGTAGCGCTGCCAGCGCCTGTTGCTGTTTAGGCGCTCGTTTTAAGGTAACCGGGTCGGTTATTTTTCCCTCTTCGGTGAGTTGCCATTGCCAGATGGGCGGTTCCTGAGCAGGTTTTCCCTGACGGAGTAAAACCGGTAAGGCATGAAACAGTACTTCCCCCAGAGGAAATTGATAGTAGCCAGAGGCCCAAAGTAAGGTTTTCCATAAGGAGGGAGTAAACAGCGACTGGTCATCAATCAGGTGATTAATGGTTTTTAACTGTGATAGTGGGAATTCGCTTTGTTCGCTGGTGCTGACAATAATACCGATGGCTTCCCGCTTGCCAAATGGCACGCTGACTCTGGCTCCGATAATCGCCTGTTCTCCTGGTGGCAGGAGATAATCAAACGAACGGTCCAGCGGCACCGGTAAAACGACATTCACAACGCTCATTATGCAGGTAGTCCAAATCTCAGTTAATGGGCTTTGGGTAAACAAACATAGCCAAAGCAGAATTAAAATCTTATGGGATGCAGCAGCATACCACAGGCGACAGAGTGTGATGAATAGATGAATGGTTGGCTGCTTGCGTGGTGAATATTAGATCTGTATAATACGCAACCTTTGATTCAGTACTCGAATTTCAGTGCTTGGATCAAACCACTCAACTATTTTTTACTTCGTGTGGTGTACGGCAATAGTGACCGTATAGCGACACGACATTAGAGAGGTTCATCATGAAACAAGGTATCCACCCAGAATACAAAGAGATTACTGCAACTTGTTCTTGCGGTAACGTTATCAAAACTCACTCAACTGTGGGTCACGATCTGAACCTGGACGTGTGCGGCGAATGCCACCCGTTCTATACTGGTAAGCAGCGTGATGTTGCTACCGGTGGCCGTGTAGACCGCTTCAACAAGCGTTTCAACATGGTTGGCGGCTCTAAGTAATTTTACTGAGCTGAAAGAAAAAGGCGCCTTGGGCGCCTTTTTTGTATCTGAATATTCTGTTTTTTTGTTTACCACGGCAGATTGAATTATTGCTGTTGGTAATACCTACCCGGTAAAAATATCCATTACCCCGATGGTGCAGGTAACTAATCTTCTTCAATCGTCAGCGATCGTTTGGCTTATGCAACGATATGATAACCGGAATTAATAATCCCAACTGTCCGGATCGATACCCTTTTCACGCATCAATATTTTTGCCGCTTCCGGAATTTCATCGCTGCGTTCTTTACGTAAGTCTTCATCATTCGGCAGAGGTTGTCCGGTAAATGCATGAAGAAACGCTTCACAAAGTAATTCGCTATTGGTGGCATGTCTCAGGTTATTAATCTGACGGCGGGTACGTTCATCCGTTAGTATTTTTAATACTTTCAACGGGATGGAAACCGTGATTTTCTTGACCTGTTCGCTCTTTTTGCCATGTTCAGCATAGGGGCTGACATATTCGCCGTTCCACTCAGCCATGGGGCACCTTAATCAATAGAAAGCTGAAACTTTAAAGATAGTCCATTGTGAACTAACTTTACCTGCTCATGAGCAGAGCCTTGGGCATCGCTCACGAGTGCATTAAAAGATTATACCTGACAATTTTAACGGATATTTTGCGATTCCTCAATCTACACGGCAAGAAGTTTAGATGTCCAGATGTATTGACGTCCATAATTGAAAGCATTATCTTATTCATCATACTTTATGGTTTTCTCCCGGAGTGATTCAGTGAAACGCAAACAGGCAACGATTGCAGTGCGGGGTGGGCTCAATTCAGATGAGCAGTATGGCTGTGTTGTTCCCCCGATTCATCTTTCCAGCACCTATAACTTTATCGATTTTAATCAGCCCCGGGCACATGACTACTCACGTCGTGGTAACCCAACTCGCGATGTCGTTCAGTCGGCATTGGCGGAGCTGGAGGGGGGAAGCAGTGCGGTATTGACCAGCAGCGGAATGTCAGCCATTCATCTGGTATGTACGGCGTTATTAACACCGGATGATTTACTGGTTGCGCCACACGATTGCTATGGTGGCAGCTACCGTCTGTTTGACAGTCAGGCGCGTCGGGGAGCCTATCGGGTACTGTTTGTAGATCAGGGAGATGAACAGGCTTTAGCTGCTGCTCTGGCGCAAAAGCCTAAGCTGGTGTTAATTGAATCACCGAGTAATCCGCTGTTACGGGTAGTGGATATTGCTAAAGTTTGCCAGGCGGCGCATCAGGCTGGGGCTCTGGCAGTGGTAGACAACACGTTCCTGAGCCCAATTCTGCAGCAACCTCTCACACTGGGGGCGGATATTGTTCTGCACTCCTGTACTAAATATCTGAACGGTCATTCTGATGTCGTAGCGGGTGTGGTCATCTGTAAAGATGAAGCCTTGGGGGTCGATCTGGCCTGGTGGGCAAATAATATCGGTGTCACCGGCGCGGCTTTTGACAGTTATCTGTTATTACGCGGATTGCGTACCTTGGGGCCACGCATGAAACAGCAGCAACAAAATGCACAGGCAGTGATCGCTTATTTACAGCAGCAACCTCAGGTAAAAACGTTGTATCATCCATCCTTGCCGGAGAATCCGGGCCATGAAATTGCCCGCAAACAGCAATTGGGCTTTGGTGCCATGTTGAGTTTTGAGTTTGATGGTGATGAACAGGCGATGCGGCAGTTTCTTGCCGCGCT from the Limnobaculum zhutongyuii genome contains:
- the hslV gene encoding ATP-dependent protease subunit HslV, translated to MTTIVSVRRNGHVVIGGDGQVTLGNTVMKGNARKVRRLYNDKVIAGFAGGTADAFTLFERFERKLEMHQGHLTKAAVELAKDWRTDRMLRRLEALLAVADETASLIITGNGDVVQPENDLIAIGSGGPYAQSAARALLENTDMNARDIVEKSLSIAGDICIYTNRFQTIEELKAKE
- the ftsN gene encoding cell division protein FtsN, which translates into the protein MAQRDYVSRSRSGTRSKKNSRKKKSSSGGASKLMIVLALAVLVVFGGGLYYITQHKPEATPAAGTPPVKPGNGLPPKPEERWSYIKELENRQVTNSPNSTGQPKTNTQTPLTAEQKRMLDQIQADMQKPPIQLSGVDASGRPSTARDGGTKPALNNTAATNTQTPAQTQTQAPPKKTNPPASTQTQTPPPVTSTPKTTSQTAAQAQSQRWIIQCGSFKALDQAESVKVNLAFSGIESRISTSDGWNRVILGPYNNREAADKTLQRLKSNGVSSCIPVASGK
- the cytR gene encoding DNA-binding transcriptional regulator CytR — translated: MEQNKSPAQVTMKDVADLAGVSTATVSRALMMPEKVSWQTKDRIEKAIKQTGYVPYALAKGQKQGESKILLAMALDITDPFFTDVMQGIQQTAADYGYIVLFLDNRQQPIEPISLSTILHQVNGVILLGANFPFERHDETNHPLPPMVMANEYLPELKLPTIHIDNLTAAFNAVNYLQRLGHRRIACISGPDHLHLSHYRRQGYVQALQRGGIAVEKCYITSGPLSFETGADALTQLMALPQPPSAIFCHSDIVAIGAISQAKKMGIRIPEQLSIVGFDDIALAQYVDPPLTTVAQPRYKIGRQAVLMLLELLQGSETKGGSVLLDSELIVRASTAKPHN
- the priA gene encoding primosomal protein N' — protein: MSVVNVVLPVPLDRSFDYLLPPGEQAIIGARVSVPFGKREAIGIIVSTSEQSEFPLSQLKTINHLIDDQSLFTPSLWKTLLWASGYYQFPLGEVLFHALPVLLRQGKPAQEPPIWQWQLTEEGKITDPVTLKRAPKQQQALAALRKANIYRHQISSLDLNEAAFQALKNKGLAQLAALYPAATRWQDDFKINGERLRLNTEQATAIGAIRSDDQQFGVWLLEGITGSGKTEVYLSVLENILSEGRQALVLVPEIGLTPQTIARFRERFNAPVDVVHSGLNDSERLAVWLRARRGETAIVIGTRSALFTPFKHLGVIVIDEEHDSSYKQQEGWRYHARDLAILHAREENIPVILGSATPAIESLHNAQSGKYHHLRLTLRAGHAKPATQYILDLKGQPLTAGLAPAMLKRMKEHLQANNQVILFLNRRGYAPALLCHECGWIAECSRCERYYTLHQNQRMLCCHHCDSQRPVPYQCPKCGSTHLVPVGVGTEQLDNELARLFPDTPITRVDRDTTSRKGALEQHLADIHQGGARILIGTQMLAKGHHFPDVTLVGLIDVDGALFSADFRAAERFAQLYTQVSGRAGRAGKQGEVLLQTHHPEHPLLQTLLHQGYDAFAKQAIEERKSVFLPPFTFHALFRAEDHDNQQASQFLQQLKELLENVRASDSSLWILGPVPALQAKRGGRFRWQLLIQHPSRGRLQQILHALRLQITAMPQAKKVKWTLDIDPIEG
- the rpmE gene encoding 50S ribosomal protein L31; its protein translation is MKQGIHPEYKEITATCSCGNVIKTHSTVGHDLNLDVCGECHPFYTGKQRDVATGGRVDRFNKRFNMVGGSK
- the metJ gene encoding met regulon transcriptional regulator MetJ; amino-acid sequence: MAEWNGEYVSPYAEHGKKSEQVKKITVSIPLKVLKILTDERTRRQINNLRHATNSELLCEAFLHAFTGQPLPNDEDLRKERSDEIPEAAKILMREKGIDPDSWDY
- the metB gene encoding cystathionine gamma-synthase; this encodes MKRKQATIAVRGGLNSDEQYGCVVPPIHLSSTYNFIDFNQPRAHDYSRRGNPTRDVVQSALAELEGGSSAVLTSSGMSAIHLVCTALLTPDDLLVAPHDCYGGSYRLFDSQARRGAYRVLFVDQGDEQALAAALAQKPKLVLIESPSNPLLRVVDIAKVCQAAHQAGALAVVDNTFLSPILQQPLTLGADIVLHSCTKYLNGHSDVVAGVVICKDEALGVDLAWWANNIGVTGAAFDSYLLLRGLRTLGPRMKQQQQNAQAVIAYLQQQPQVKTLYHPSLPENPGHEIARKQQLGFGAMLSFEFDGDEQAMRQFLAALELFTLAESLGGVESLISHAATMTHAGMAAEARKAAGISDRLLRISVGIEDSEDLIADLEQAFQASAKR